Within Hyphomicrobiales bacterium, the genomic segment GTTGAAGAGTTGCACCATGCCGCAAAGGCCCGGCACGATATAAACTTCATAGGTGATGTAGGTTTCATAGGGTGGTGCAATGGAAAGGCCGAGGGCGGCTCTAAAGCCAGCGGCAAAAACAATCAACCAAATGAGGGGGCGCACCAGTGAGGCAATAAACCGACCCCGTTGCGAAACAAACCTCAGCGCCTCGCGTTTAATAATGGCTTGCGTGCCAATCAATGCATGCTTCATGCGACTTGGCTTTCTGTTAATTCCGCAAAGCGGGCGGATAGTGATTGCTCGCCTGTTATGTCTTTGCAAATGCCATCTTTGAGTATTTTGCCTTGATGCAAAATAACCAGCTGATCATCAGGTAAAACCTCATCAACCAAATGGGTTGCCCATAATACTGTTATGCCTTGCTCGGATGTAATTTTATGAGCGTGATCCGTGATCATGCGGCGCGTTTCTGCGTCCAATCCTACGGTTGGTTCATCCAACAAAAGCACCTGCGGTTGATGAATTAAAGCGCGTGCAATTTCCGTGCGCCGAAGGTGCCCGCCGTTTAATGCACGCACGGTTTCATGCGCCCTATGTTGCATATCAAGTCGCTCTAAAGCGGCTTCAATGGCGCGACTTGCTGCTTTGCCTGAAAGGCCGTGAAGGGCTGCTGCATAGAGCAGATTTTGGCGGACGGTTAGATCCTTGTCTAACGTTGGCTGCTGGAACACGACGCCAATTTTAGACAGGGCAAGATTTGGCTTTTGAAAGAGGTCTATCCCATCAATATGAACGCGCCCGCTGGAGGGCGTGAACAGCCGTGTCAAAAGCGCAAATAGCGTCGATTTTCCCGCGCCATTGGGACCAAGCAAGGCACAAAAAGCACCCTTAGCTACAGTAAAACTGATACCATCTAAGGCATTCTTATTGCCATAAGAATGCAGCAAACTTTCAACCTTGAGGCCTTCATTCACTCGATGATTATCTCCACTTGTTGCAACTGGCTGCCCGGCACGCCAAACTTATAGGTCCCAGGTTTAATTGCAAGAAAGCTGATCTCTGCTGTGCCTGCTTCGTCAAATTCGAGGCTATCAACGCCCAAAGGTCTGATCTCGATGCCTTCTATGACAATTTCATCAATCCAAATAGCCCGAAAGAAACCAGCACCTGCAAGGGCTAATTCTTGACTGCCATCTGCGGTGATCTCGAGTTCATAATAGGTGCCTGATTTAAGCTTGATCTGCTTTTCATCCAAAAGAGGTTCACCAGAAGAAAGCGAAAGTTCTAAGGTTTCGCCACGGTTCTTTTTTGACAAGACCCCCGCTTGACCAAACCCGCTATCGTCATGGGCAATAGCAATTTGAAGGGCTCCGAAGATAAAGGTTATCGCTAAGATTAGTGTTTTCATCTTATTTCCTATTTTGTCGTTGGCCTAAACGCAGCACCCCATGGGAACCGGCCAACTTTTACGCTTTTGGTTGCTTTCAAGCTTTCAACATCGATGATCGTAACATCACCCGATACGCCATTTGTTGTAAACAGCTTGCTTTCATCTGCATTAAAAGCCATGTGCCAAACGCGTCTTCCAACGAGAATATAATCAATCACTTTGTAGGTTTTGGGGTCCACCACCGCGATATGATTGGAGGGGCCAAGCGCCACGAAAACATATTTGCCGTCTTTGGTTTTTTCAAAGCCAACAGGTTGAACTTTGTCTTTATGGACACCGGAGATTTCAAAAAGGATTTTGGCTTTTTCGTCTTTTGTGTCGGTATCAAACACGGTTATCGTTCCGCCGATTTCAGCGCTTACCCAAAGTTCGGAGCCATCATGGGAAAACTCTGCATGGCGCGGGCGTTGGTCGACCAAAGTATTGGCGATAATTTTCTGGGTTTCGGTATCAATCCAATGGGCCATATTGGTCGTTTCAGAGGTCGTAATAACCGTTTTCCCATCGGGCGAAACAGCCATGCCTTCAGGTTCAATGCCCACATCAATTTGAGCGATAACCCGACGCTCATCAACATCAACAACGGTTGTAATCGCGTCGTCTTCATTGGCGATATATAAGAGCTTATTATTGGGGTGAAGCACAAATTGTTCGGGGTCTTCGCCCGA encodes:
- a CDS encoding ABC transporter ATP-binding protein, with protein sequence MNEGLKVESLLHSYGNKNALDGISFTVAKGAFCALLGPNGAGKSTLFALLTRLFTPSSGRVHIDGIDLFQKPNLALSKIGVVFQQPTLDKDLTVRQNLLYAAALHGLSGKAASRAIEAALERLDMQHRAHETVRALNGGHLRRTEIARALIHQPQVLLLDEPTVGLDAETRRMITDHAHKITSEQGITVLWATHLVDEVLPDDQLVILHQGKILKDGICKDITGEQSLSARFAELTESQVA
- a CDS encoding YVTN family beta-propeller repeat protein, with protein sequence MRFVTILALSLFSTTVAADEIWVTNEKDDTISIIDVESEKVIRTIEVGERPRGITFAQDYSVVFVCASDSDTVQVIDPDTGKILHELPSGEDPEQFVLHPNNKLLYIANEDDAITTVVDVDERRVIAQIDVGIEPEGMAVSPDGKTVITTSETTNMAHWIDTETQKIIANTLVDQRPRHAEFSHDGSELWVSAEIGGTITVFDTDTKDEKAKILFEISGVHKDKVQPVGFEKTKDGKYVFVALGPSNHIAVVDPKTYKVIDYILVGRRVWHMAFNADESKLFTTNGVSGDVTIIDVESLKATKSVKVGRFPWGAAFRPTTK